CGAATCGCTCGCCCAACTTCTTCATCCGGGCGAACTCCCTTGCCATTCCGGCAAACTTCTCCTTCGAGCTAACAAACCGCTCGAACGGCTGAAGCGCAGCAGCAAGACAATCATTGTCACCGCTTTTCTTCGCCGCCAGCAATTCAAGGTACCGATTCTGTAGCACATCGTTAAGGCGCTCGAATCTCTCTCTCCAGAATACCGCATCATCTATACCCGTAACCTCGATCGTTACGCGCCCGCGCTGGCTTCCGTTCCTTGGCGTCACCTGACCATACAACGGATCCATGTCATCGAGAATATAGGTCAAATGGTCTTCAGGATTCTCACCTGAAGACGGATCAATTATGGCGGCCTTGGGTTCGGATGATGCCCTGATGTAGACGACTTTCGCCGCACCTTCATTGTCTGTCAGCATTTCTGGGAATTGATCACGCTTCCTTCCATTACATTGCGGACAGACTAAGAGAAGGTTAGGCCAATCGTTGCGCGCCCACTTGAAGTGGGCCTTGGGTCGGAAGTGCTCGACGGCCTTACCATGCCCCTCCTCGGGAATTAGTATCTCGCTGTAACAGCACTTGCCATGCTGCATTCTCCAAAGCGCATTGACGACTTCCTTTTTTCGGTACAGTTCCCCTTCCGTGGTACTGGCCGCCAGGCATGCGGGGCATGCGGTCCGGTGTATTCGGATCATGCTTGTGACTCATCTTGACCAAACAAATCATGCTCCAAGCTGCGAATCTCACGACGTCGTTTCTGCCTCATTTCGAGCTCAACATCCCGTTCCACGGGACTATTTGAGGTAAACAACGAGTCCTCAATGCGGTCCCTAATCCGCTTCAGTTGGCGCCTTTCAGCTTGGGTTAGAGTCTTCTTTGCAAGTAACTCGGACGCACGTCGAAGTCCGTTTCGGAACTGGGGGTCGGCGTGAATCTGGTAGCGGAAAGCCCGGGAAGCCAATACCTGATCCATCCGCCAGCCATTCATGTGCGGGTGGTCGAACGCGGTTACTCGATTGCATTCCTGCAGCTCAAGAGCAAACAACTTGTCCAAGTTGGCCTCCTCTTTTATGAGTCCGACACTTGAGGCAATGAGTGGTGAGTGTGTTGTGACGAGAAACTGGACGCCTGGAAGTATATGGCGCAAATCGTCGATAACGGTGCGCTGCCATCGCGCATGCATGTGTTCTTCCAATTCGTCTATGAGAACGATGCCGCGGAGTTGTGCAAGGTCGTGCAACTTGGGATTGAAGGCGACAGCCCAGCCAAGCAAATCAGTTAGCCACAGAATCGCGCCGCGGTATCCGTCGGCAAGATCGCGCAAGGGCATGTCATTGCCCCAAGGCCCGTCGACCAGTACGCCGGATTTCTTCCGATGGACTTTTTTCGTACGAGTGAACTCTGTCAAGGCCTTTTCAATCTGGGCGCCGTTACTGTGGCGCCGCAGCATAAGCTCCGGGTTTTGGAGGCCTTCGGTATAATTAAAGAGGTTATAGACGGCGTTGATAGGTGTATAATCAGCGACGTCACCAGTGCCAGCCACCCCGCGGCCTGCGCCGTATGCCGCCAAAAAGAGAGCATGCCAGGGGAACGCGCCCTTGGCAGGGTTAGTAGATTGTCGTACCCGGTCAACGGCGATGCGGCCGGGCTTGATCCGCTCGATTGTCGTACGGATCTGCAAGGGCTCCTTTCGCCGAGTTGGGCTGAACAGGTCGAGCGTAATTGTTGCCCGTTGGCAGCCCCGGCGAATGTATCCCTCGTCAGACTCTTTCATTAGCCCCGCTGCGCTTGATTCGTCGCACAAGCCGAGCGCAATGCTACGCATCAATGCCGTTTTCCCAGTGGCGTTATCGCCCACAACGACGGCAAGGCGTGTCGGTTGGGCGGACGCTCCGAGCCGAAGGTCAAGGGATTCAAAGCATCGAACATTCTTGAGTCGTATGCGTGTCAAATACATCATTCGGCCACCTGGGACAGCGTCGCGACGAGCTCCCCGACAATCGAGTCCTTAACCGAACCGAAGCGCATTGCTCCTCCTCCGGCTTCGCAGGCAGCACCCCGGACGCAGATGACATCGACACTGATAGCCCACAACCCAGGCAAGTCGCTTCCGGAAAGACTCCCTGCGAGCCAAGCTTCCTTGCCAAGGGCGTGCAGATCATTAACAAACGCGCGAAGCCGATCGATCGTGAAGTAATCGAGAAGGCCTTTGCCGATGTCCTTCCGAAACGTGTCGATCAGCAGTCCGTCGCAGCCGATCTCCTCAACGAGCTTCGGACCGTCGGTCAGCGGGTCGAATGAAACCGCGAACTCCTCCTCCGGGAATACCGCCGGATACACTTTGCACTCCGGGCACCACTCTTTGACGGTGCGGACGAGGTTCCGGCCAAGGTAGGCGGCGGCCTTAGGGTCAAGGCCCGCGAGGCCGCACTTCACGTAGTTCGCTCCCGCTACGGCAACGCCGAGAGCGGCCTGGCACGCCGAGCTTCGTACTCGCTGCTCCTCGCCGATATTGGTGGAGATCGGCAGATCTCCGAAACCGTCCGCATCCAAGGCCTCGCGGACGGCCTTGATGTTGAGGGGATAGGGCGTCCCAAGGGCTGAACCAGGGTGCTCAACGTCGGCAATGTGTGCCCCCCCTCGCGCGGCCGCCAAGGCCTCGACAGGTCCCCTCACGCTTACCAAAAGACGTCCCATCGCAACTCCCTTCAGATCACACCGCTCGGTATTCTGCCTTCCATGAACACGATAACGCCTGAACTGGCGGTATACCAGCATTGAACCCAAACGGGCGGAGCTACGCCCTGGTCAAGGGCCCGCCGCCCTTCGGAATCGCTTCCATCAGAGGTGCGATCATTGAGTTCACTTCAGCTGACCTGCCTTCGGAGGCTTGACGACGACCGGCGCTACCTGTCCGGTCGGCGCGTCTCGCCCGTGGGCGCTGACGCACTCCGCCTTCCTTCCGCTGAACTTCTCCCATCTGGCGACGATCACATCGCAATAGAGCCGGTCCAACTCCATTAGATACGCTCGCCTTCCCGTCTGCTCCGCCGCGATAAGCGTCGAACCACTCCCGCCAAACAGATCAAGCACGGCCTCGCCGACGCGCGACGAGTATTGAATCGCCCGCACGGCCAGTTCGACGGGCTTCTCGGTCAAATGGATCATCGATTGCGGGTTGACCTTCTTCACCGACCACACGTCGGGCACGTTGTTCGGACCAAGAAAAACATGCGCCGCGCCTTCTCTCCATGTATAGAAGCACCACTCATGGTTACCCATGAAGTCTTTCCGCGTCAGAACGGGGTGTTCCTTGACCCAGATGATGGCCTGGGAGAAGTAAAGCCCGCAGGCCTTCAGCACCGGCGGGTAGTTGGCGCAGTTGGCGTACCCACCCCAGATGTACGCCGCGCGTCCTGGGGTGAGCACGCGGGCAATGTTGCCAAACCAAGCACGCAACATCTGATCGAACGCCTCATCGCTTACGAAGTCATTCGCCAACGGCCGATCCTTGGCACGGAGTTTCTGGTGCGTGGCGTGCTTCACACCCTGCCTGGCTACGTCGAATGCCTGGTGGTGATGCAGCCCCTTGTTGCCACGCGCCGCGTCGACCGCTTGGGTCAGTTTCTGACTCTTTGGCATAGGAAAGGAACTGTTCCCCGCCGCGATCGCATTGTTGCTGCGCGGCTCGACGCGGACATTGTACGGAGGGTCACAATTGCAGAGATGGATTGGCAACAGCGCGGGTACGACGTCGGAACCCGCCGGCAGATCAGCCGCCTTCACTGGATCGACCGCGATCAGCAGGTTCACGTCCGCGGCCGATGAGCTGTCGCCGCAGAGGAGACGGTGATCGCCGAGCAACCACAGGTCGCCCGGCTTGGTGACGGCCTCGTCGGGGGGCGCGGGGACCTCATCGGGGTCCGTGAGACCCTGTTTGACGCCGGGGTCGAACAGGTGGGCCAGTTCGTCCTGGTCGAAGCCGAGCAACGACCAGTCGATGCCTGCGTCTTTCAGTTCGCCGAGTTCGATCGGCAACAGTTCGAGGTTCCACGACGCGAGTTCGTTCGTCTTGTTGTCGGCGATGCGGTACGCGCGAATCTGCTCCGGCGTCAGATCGGTGGCCACGTGGACCGGCGCTTCGGTCAACCCGAGCTTCTGCGCCGCTTTCCACCGCGTGTGCCCGCAAACGATGACGCCGTCGGCATCGATCACGATGGGTTGGCGGAACCCGAACCGCCGGATGGACTCGGCGACCGCGTCGACGGCAGCATCGTTGTCACGCGGGTTCTTCTCGTATGGCTTAATCCCGGCCAGCGGCAGCAGCTCGACATTCATCTGTTAGCCTCCATCTTGGGCGCGAACACCGGTGTCGCGCCGCGTCCTCGCGCCGCGCCACCGGCGTGGCTGTCCTCGACCTTCGGGGTTGGCCCCAAAACGCGCCCCGACGCCCCCCGTGGCCACCGGGCCACCGAGGCGTACGCCGGTACCACCCGCCGCCCTCTTTCGACTACGGCCCAACGGGCCGCGTCCCGTGGCCTCCTCGAAAACCGGACCGGACCGGACAACCGAAACAAACTCTGTTTCCTTTGGGGGCAGGTTCGTTGGGCCTCACCGGCCAGCCTCGCCAGGAAGTACCTATTGCCGCAGCAGCCCGCGCTATCACGTGCGTACACACGCCCATAGTCACCCGCGCGGGGTGGGCCCCTAACGCCGCCTCGTGGCCACACGGGCTACCGTGTGGCGAGATCGCGGGCCGGATGGCCGTTGGGTACGCAATAGCGATGACGGTGCGCCAAGGGCCGGAGGGGCGCGTTGAGTGACGCTGACTGACGCTATGCGACATCCTGGACCCCTTGCGGACCCCAGGTGAATGGAAACTCAATTGGGCTTGTATGAGACGGATCGAGCTGCGGCGGTCGCGAGTTGCTGGAACTCCGTGCCCCCGCTAGTTGGCGGTCGAAAGCGAAATCCGCCGACCCAGGGGTTAAGAAACGACGCCGGCGCGGAGACGCGCCGGCGTTTTCGTTTC
This region of Phycisphaerae bacterium genomic DNA includes:
- a CDS encoding HNH endonuclease, whose amino-acid sequence is MQHGKCCYSEILIPEEGHGKAVEHFRPKAHFKWARNDWPNLLLVCPQCNGRKRDQFPEMLTDNEGAAKVVYIRASSEPKAAIIDPSSGENPEDHLTYILDDMDPLYGQVTPRNGSQRGRVTIEVTGIDDAVFWRERFERLNDVLQNRYLELLAAKKSGDNDCLAAALQPFERFVSSKEKFAGMAREFARMKKLGERFGLTIP
- a CDS encoding AAA family ATPase; amino-acid sequence: MMYLTRIRLKNVRCFESLDLRLGASAQPTRLAVVVGDNATGKTALMRSIALGLCDESSAAGLMKESDEGYIRRGCQRATITLDLFSPTRRKEPLQIRTTIERIKPGRIAVDRVRQSTNPAKGAFPWHALFLAAYGAGRGVAGTGDVADYTPINAVYNLFNYTEGLQNPELMLRRHSNGAQIEKALTEFTRTKKVHRKKSGVLVDGPWGNDMPLRDLADGYRGAILWLTDLLGWAVAFNPKLHDLAQLRGIVLIDELEEHMHARWQRTVIDDLRHILPGVQFLVTTHSPLIASSVGLIKEEANLDKLFALELQECNRVTAFDHPHMNGWRMDQVLASRAFRYQIHADPQFRNGLRRASELLAKKTLTQAERRQLKRIRDRIEDSLFTSNSPVERDVELEMRQKRRREIRSLEHDLFGQDESQA
- a CDS encoding ParB N-terminal domain-containing protein — its product is MNVELLPLAGIKPYEKNPRDNDAAVDAVAESIRRFGFRQPIVIDADGVIVCGHTRWKAAQKLGLTEAPVHVATDLTPEQIRAYRIADNKTNELASWNLELLPIELGELKDAGIDWSLLGFDQDELAHLFDPGVKQGLTDPDEVPAPPDEAVTKPGDLWLLGDHRLLCGDSSSAADVNLLIAVDPVKAADLPAGSDVVPALLPIHLCNCDPPYNVRVEPRSNNAIAAGNSSFPMPKSQKLTQAVDAARGNKGLHHHQAFDVARQGVKHATHQKLRAKDRPLANDFVSDEAFDQMLRAWFGNIARVLTPGRAAYIWGGYANCANYPPVLKACGLYFSQAIIWVKEHPVLTRKDFMGNHEWCFYTWREGAAHVFLGPNNVPDVWSVKKVNPQSMIHLTEKPVELAVRAIQYSSRVGEAVLDLFGGSGSTLIAAEQTGRRAYLMELDRLYCDVIVARWEKFSGRKAECVSAHGRDAPTGQVAPVVVKPPKAGQLK